The following DNA comes from Eubalaena glacialis isolate mEubGla1 chromosome 1, mEubGla1.1.hap2.+ XY, whole genome shotgun sequence.
ggccctctattttatgtatagtagttttatctgttaatcccatattcctaatgtataccccacccctttcccctttgttaatcgtaagtttgttttctatgtctctgagtctgtttctgttttgtatatagattcatttgtattactttttagatcccacatatgagtgatatcgtatagtatttgtctttctcagacttacttcacttagtgtgatattctctaggtccacccatgttgttgcaaatggcaatatttcaaagaatgtatatgatttttataatttgcTCTATGATTTGTATCTTAAATGTGTACCTATGGTGTCTACTATTTAATCAAGAGACACTCAGTAATAAATAATATCATTTCATGGAACCTAACATATATATTctgacacaggaaaaaaatacaagttatcactaataaaatgagtttattttatattaaagtttTTACAAACCACATTTGTAAAATTACCGCCATACTAGGCCTAAAGATAACCTTTACAAAGGGATTAAAAATTGCAAAACTGCTTTCTCTTAACTACTAAAGTACATAGATTTAAAAGGTGTTAGAAGAGAAAACGTTAATTCATGGTCAATGTTTAAAGAGTTAAAATACATTATATCTgtagaaaactactagaagattaaatcttaaaaacattaagAGAATAAACGCTGTACTTTCCTTTCAGAAAGCTTTACTCTTAAGTGATGTTTACTGAGAAACATACACTGCATACCACAATAACGATCTTTTCAAAATTTACCTAACTGCTTTGCAAATGGATCAACTTAAACAGAAAAAACCATAGGAAATTGCTTTTCAATACATATTAACCTATTTTTCctgataaaagaaaatcaaaataaaaatttagttcattccaattaaaaatacaaattactaatatttaacagttgtattatttttaataacacaaAAGTTCAAGCATTCCAGAGTATAAACTGTgttacttaaaaagaaagaaagaaagaaagaaagaaaaacatttatctAACCAATGTTTTACAGAAATTTGGAATATTTACATATCATATAACACTGTAGAAATCTTTGGTGGTGACATATGGATTAAGTTCCCTGAAAACACTTTAATAATTTTGTTCCATCAATCTGTGTAGTCAAGTATTTATAACTGGTAATGCTGGCAGCCTCATTTTCTACCCAATTCCACATACATATAGGGAAGTGTGTGGAGGGAATCTTATGCAGGGTCTATGGGGGTTTACATAATTAATTCCTTAGCAATAAGGCTTATTTCTGGCCCATTTTTATACCAGAAAAAATATGGTGAACTAAAGAATAGATCAATTGGTACTTCCAAACAAACCCTGGAAATAGTTAATATTATGAACAAGTTGAATgactatataataaaataaaacaccagCTACAATTTCTGGATAAACTTTAACAGCTACCAAAACAGTGCCCTAAAGGCTCGTGCAGCATCCAATGCCCATCCGCCAAGTGGTAAGCAATGGGGGAAGCAAGGCACTGTGCTCTAGGGATTAACATACCTCTTTTAAAAGCATTAGActtaaaagcagaaaaacaaaaaatgacctGTTCCaccttaaaagaaacaaaaacttatgtttattatacaaaattcaaaagaaagcatgctaaaacacacataaaagaagcaaattttaagaaatataagaaaaggaaagaaaggaaatgatagaaCAGCAAAATGACATTGATTGTATATAAGGATATAACAAACACATCAGAAGAAGCATTGTTAAGTGTAAGGAGATACAATTAAACAGAAGGGCTTGCATTATCTCTTTGAAACTAGTGTTGTCCTCCATTAAACGTTTTGATTCTAGACGTGTAGAGGGATAAATAATTCCTCCAACTTAGGACAGTATTCATGAGTTTACTATAATTAAAGAATAGGTTTAATACTGAAGTTagacttgaaaaaaaatacagtggtGCAAATCAGCCCCCAAAGGTAATGTTTTTGATACAAAGTCACTTACTTACATGACCTTGTCAGGCAATTTGAGATGACATTGCCTTTGTGTAGGAAAGATAAGCATGGCACAGGTAGCATTTATACTGGGAAGTCTAGTActaggcaaaataaataaaactctcttCCAAGAGTTTATAACCAGAATTCATAGGAATTTTGAACACAAAGAGTCTTTCCAGAAATGAAGAGGCTAAAAATTGGTCAAGGTAAAATAGATGAAGATATTCATGGAATTaaactttgggggaaaataagTTCAATGAAGTTTTACTCGGTGGTACTTATCAAGAATGTGAGATAATCTATCAGACATTTTAAGACTTGTATCAAGAGAAATGTATGAATTATATTAAGGTACTCCTGAGCAAACATTCTGTTCTCTACACTCTGAGTAGGTCCTGAATATACATTGCCAGGTGGCTCCATTTCTTAGAAGGTAGAAAGGTCAAAGATCTTACAAATCTCTCTCACTGCTTTTTCTTTTGgacaaacagaaaaatcaagTAAATTATCTGAACAAGTATAATCATACAAATTTGATTACTGATCACTAAAACCATCATCAGAAATATATTTACTTAAGAGTTCATAATGCATAGTTACCTATGCCACCTAAAAAACCTCAAAGTTCAGTAACTCAAATTctcttggattaaaaaaaatgatatttttctaaaatctaTTCTAATAACTTCTAATATGTAAGATTAACAACATTTGTACTTTGCATCGGCAGGTATCTTCAGGAAATTATCTCAGCCAGAAGTGAAGTGATTCAAATGGTTCTAGTCAATGCCAGATTTATAAATCAGCAGCTCGTATCAGTGCCAAGCTTGTGAATGGTTGGCTGTTGGTTAATTTCATGAATTAGAAGATACCTCAGTGCTATACTGGTCTCTGACTCCATTTCACAAAAGCTACCACttttaaaagctgaaaacatAACCAGTGTTAACAAAAACATGCTAAGTTCAACTACACTATAGAGCTAAATATGGGAAGctggtgaattttaaaataacttcttatCTGTAAAGAAGATaagtaaaaatagttaaaattgaaaaataagctctggtttttattattaaaattaaatgaatataacTAATGAAACCCACAGGAAAAGAGATGATGTAATTCAAGGCATAAATTTGACATGCCAGAATATGACAAATAACAATAAACACAGtgttaataaaacttaaaataaatgtacagttgtaaaataagtaaacaatttTCAAGTGTGCAAAACTAGTCAGGAATGAAAGTGCTATGTAGATACCTGGTTTTCAAACATTTGCCTTGAAAACTTTCAGTTGATGGTGGAAAAACTAGAAAGTATTAACAAAGTAAAAATTTGAAGAATATAAAGCATACTTTATCTTATATTATACCATTGTTCTATCACTGCTAGATCAGAGGCCTATTTAATTACTATCCTCATGTGATACAGAGGATAGTAACAGAAATACAGGTAAACACAATACAATATCACAAAGTCTGGTGTATCTTGAACCATAAAAAGACTCTTTTCAAGTATACTGTGGGTTTGTGTTTCACTTTACATCCCAGGCACTCAGTGTTCTGAAGAATGTGACAATAGATAACACAGTATTCTATTATTTctgatatatctatctatcaatttTTGCATAACTACCTTTAGTAGTCAAGATTTGGAAGTAactgttaaagaaataaaaactatttaaatagaTGAAAGTAAATCCTATCACCACCacaatttaaagaattattttaatgtataaatcCTGAAtatatgatgttaaaaaaaaaagttgatgtaTTAGCATAATTTGTCTTGGGATACTTGACATGTACATGACTAAAAATAAACTTGTGGTCTCTTCTTCACTTTGTATTTCAGTGACCCATACCGCACCTGAAGAGAGAAATGTGTTATTATTATGACTTAGGTTTTGAAGTAAGACAGGACTTAATAGCTCATAATCacagtaataattttttaacttttctgataTAAAGAATCAATTATGCGCTAAGTGTGTACTCAAAAGACAGCACTACCTATATACTCCAAAATGTAGTTGGCATTATGTTGCATATATGCACAGATTATTATcactaataaaaaatgaaatcattaacTGTTATTATTTATGCTTTGCTGGGTACATGTCAATGAACATTGCTCACAATAATCTGAGGTCATTCGCTGAAATCCTCCAGTGCTTTCTGGGCACAAAGACAATATATTATTATGGATAGACTTTTACTATTTAATCCTTATTTAGAGTTGGttcaaaacaaaactacataCTTAATACTGTTAGCTGCTTTTTTTTGCATATACGTAGGGCTGGCACTGGGTACTCACATCAACCGTATGATTTTGCTATGTGAGAATACCATTTTCTACTTATAGTGGAAGACTAGGAATTTGCCATTTTCTAAATTTCCAGAGATCCTAATCCATCTGATctgaataaagaattttaaatgtagCCGGTGCTCTATTATTTCAATCCTTCATTTACGGATACCCTAAATGATAATGCAGCAGGGAAATCCCTTAATAGTAATCATTGGGAAAACAACTCTATAGCTGACTAACCTCTTTTCGGCCTTTCACGGTTTTCACAGATTTCATGCTTTGTGATCTTCGTAGCCCTCTGTGTGTTAACATCTCATCATCTGAATATGGCCCATCCGCTTCTTCATCTGTTTTCCCATCTCCATCTCTCAGTGGAATTCCATCACCTAGACGAGTTGTCAAAACCAGCATGTTTTGGTAAAAGGATGCCAGTCAGCACCGCCTCTTCACCCTGTCTATTGGCGGTTCTCTGCATGGTCTGCATTTGCCAGCTTGCTCTTCTCCCTGTCTCATCTGGAAGGCGTTCCCTGCCCTTTACCATCAATCTTTGCCCCTTGCACTATTCTAGAGGAGGCTCATAACTCATTTCTTCCAGGAAGTTTTCCCTGGCCATTCCTATTTTCACTATGCATTTTTcagaataattaaaaatactttattttttagtagGTTAACACGGCTGTCTTGTTCAAAAATCAAAGAATATAAACAGATACACAGTGAAAAGTCTCTTCCTGCCCCTTCTCCTTTttgtgaacttttttttaaaaaaaatatttatttatttatttggctgcaccaggtcttagttgcagcatgcaggatctttagttgtggcatgtgggatctagttccctgaccagggatggaaaccgggccccctgcattggtagcagagtcttaaccactggaccacctgggaagtccccttTTTGTGAATTCTAAGCAACCTAAGCAACAGTGTGTTTTGGTCTGTTATTTGTACCTTTGACTTTAATTAGGGACTCAGGGTCCTTCTCACCCCACAACGTGTCAAACCTTTTGTCAAGACCAGAAATGGTAGAGTGAACTTAAGGAGTCATATAAGACCCAAAGGGGATAGAACTTCGGGCAAGATAATTCACTGGGGGCAGGTGATGGAGAAGTTAAACCAACACTGTTGCAGCTGCTAAGATAAAACCCAGCCAGACAGGCTACAGTAATTAGAAACACCACAGGCTATGATGACCGATGTTAGTCAAAGAAAATAGCCAGCATCAAGAGGGTCAGTGAGAGATGGATCGTGTGGGTGTGCTAACAGGCTGCtatgtgtagcaacgaagacttAACATTGGCCAATATGCAAACATCCAGTCAGGCTGGTTACTGTCAGGAAATCTGAGAGCACCCTGAGGCTGGGATTCAGGGACAAGAACACTCCCATTCctgaagcagtggttctcaaactttattaGAGTTTATTAGCACAAACTTATTGGCACATATGTGAGAGTCACCTGGAGAATTTACTGATACACACATTGCTGGGCCCGGGGTGGGGCTGAGAATCTACATTcctagcaagttcccaggtgatgcttatGCTACTGGTCCCgggcccacactttgagaactactgcctgGATGGCGCAAGAGGGGGGCTCAAGTCTAAGGCAACTGGAGTACTACATAGGTTATAAAGACAggggtgagggacttccctggcagtccagtggttaggactctgtgttttcactgccgagggcccgggttccatccctggctggggaactaagatcccataagcctcAGGGAGCGGCCAAAAAAACAGACAGGGGTGAGGTTACAAGGCCGCATTATATTTCAAATTCTCCTCCAATAAAGGTAAGGAGCATAGATACCTTCTTCAGATGAGAAAAAAGTAGCAGGTTTTCCAGGCTCAGGAGGGGCCAAGAGATGGACTTCTTGCATGTGAAGAAAAGTATACTGAATAATTGTTTATTAATCTGCTCTCATAGGACATGAATAACTTGAGCATCACTAAGCAAACCATGAAGAGTTATAATTAAGCTTCTTCGTctctgatgggaacatactgtatagcacagggaactctacctaatacaCTGTGGTAActtaaatgggagggaagtccaaaagggaggggatatctatatgtgtatagctgattcattttgattttgttgtgcagtggaggctaacatgacattgtaaagcaaccatactccaataaaaattaataaaaaaaaaaagcttcctggTCTCATAATAAGATAAACatctttaattatatattaaggaAGTACAATTTTATGCTGCCAGACTTCTAGGCTAGAAATCAGGAAGGATTTGGAAGTAGAATCAGTCATTACATAGGCCAAGATCCTTTGCTTTCCTGCAGCAGTCAGAGGAAGTTTGTTCTAGGTAGACgtgacagcatgtgcaaaggccctggggcattGGGGAGCATAACTGTGTGGAAGAGCTGTGAGGAGGTCAGTGTGGCCAGGGGAGGGAATGGGGTCAGTAGTCCTGGGAAAACCCTCTTGGTGcaatattaagtggaaaaaaatgtatgtatagaaACAAAGtgttgaaaaacataaaaatgaaaccattatATCTGTTGGAAGCGGGCTTTTAagtgattttaaatttcttaatttttccttttttaaaaaaagttgccaaatttttatttaaaaaattgtattactTCTATAAATGGGGAATATaaaccagaaaaaatatttttagattgccatttgtagatttttctctattgctgTTGCTTATATAATACACCTAATCCCAATACAATAAAACTAAGGTAAAACATAGAATAAGGAATCAAGGAAAGAATCAGAAAGGAAGCGACTGTGATCAAAAAGTTCTCTAAGGCCACAGATGAAGCATAAGGCTACATTTTAACAAAGACGGCCCTTGCTATTTTAATTGCCTCTCACTTTATGTGATTAGGAATTGGAATTACATTCAAAatgataattatatatacatcttattctttgtttcctaatttcaactaaaaaaaaaaatcttagttttcTAAATATTGTTTCAGGAAAAGTGATGGATTGATTTGTTATTCCAcaagtattgatattttaaaaatattactacgTGTGAGGCAGTGTACTAAATTATGGGGGATACTATGTTGAAAAACACACAACTGTCTTTTTCTACCCTAAGAAATATATAGTCCAGTAGAGGAGACAGAGTCTAGTGGGCATGACAATACTGTAATAAATGCTGTAAATAGAAGACAAGGAGAAGGTGCTACGGGAGCACACAGTAGGGGGAAGTGGGTGGTAAGAGAAGACTTCTTGTAGGAGGTGGTGGCCAAGCTGAATCCTGAAAGACTCATGATTCTATACACCGAGCACATGAAGGAGTGGGATGCCAAGGCTGGGGAGCTAATATACCAAACGCTATTGAGCTTGGGCTTCAGAGAACAAGGGGGAGGGGGCATTGAAGCATTTTAATCGGAGGGTGACATGATTAGATTTTGGTTCTCTAAAAGAGTCTTCTTGTACTTTGGAGAATGAATCAGAAGTGGATGAGACTGGAAGCAGGGAGGTTACTGCAGTACAACAGGCCAGAAATGATAAGAGTCCAGGGATTGAGGAGACAGTAGCCAAATTTGGGATCTGTTAGGAGATGAAGTCGACAAGCTTAATTTAGCAACTTATTAAActaaactgcatcaaaaagagaggagtcaagtcaaatatcttcaataaaatattcattttctattccaCTTAAAAACCTGAAAATGAGTATATGAAAATTCTGCTGTGAGTGGTGGAAACAGTATTAATCAAAGTTGTCCGAGGATTTTAAAGACTTCGGAGAAGGGGGAGACCCGAGATTACGAGAAAAGCCCGAATCTGGATGCCCTATCTGAACAGGGGCCCGGCGAGTTGGCTGAATGGTTTGCAGGTCCTCCAAGCCCAGGCAAGGGGAAGCTGGTGGGGTGCTGCTGGCGCCGACAAAGGTGATGCCAAGGTCGGCTGCTTTCCGTCATCAGTCTAGACTGGGCAAAATCCTCAAAATGGGGCTGTCCACGCACATTCCTGAGGAGGAGTGACTGAGGACCTAAGAATGAAGAGTCTCTGTTGCCGGGGGACCCTGAGGCCTAAGGCTGCAGCTGTTCGGCCACCTTTGGCCCAGAGCTCTGTTACCATTTTAGGAAAAGTAGCAGATGCTTTTGCAAACTGACCTGGTTTTATTCATAGCTCCTACATCTTAGAATTGGTATATTTTaagtccccccctccccccttataataataatagccaataCTGATCCAGTACTTAGCGtggaccaggcactgttctaagcagttTCCATGTATTAATGTAAGTGCAGAATCATGGAAAGTTGACTTGGAAGGGGCCTTAGTTATCGTGATGGAAGGGGCCCTGGATCCATGTGAGGAGAAATGAGTACTTGGCCACTTAACAGCTGTTAAGACCTTGAGTGAGTCttgcctctctgggtctcagtatTCCTATCTGGTAAGGTGTTGAGGTGGATGGGAGGTGAATATGTTTCTATGTGAACGCCAACTCTGAGCCAGTTGAGCTGACTGGGGCACTGTGTTGAGAGAGATTCTGAGCCAGGGTGGGAAGTGCCACAATCCATTAGCAATGGCTGCCATGGGcacaggagcagagaggaggcaTGTCACGTATTTGCCATCTTTGACTAAAGCATCTCTAAGGTCACCCCTGCCAAATTGTTTGAATACATTGTTCCAGCCCAAGTGTCTCACTAAGTGCAGTCtctttataaagtaaaaaaagagtaagaattaGGTTAGGAACCTTGGATACTTCATTTCTGTCATTGAGCATGTGGTCTTTGACAAGTAATTTAATCTCCTTAAGTCTCAGCTTATTCATCTacaaaataaggataaaaatatttaacctgCATAGTCATCTTAAGGATTAAATATGTAAAGcatcaaaaacaagacaaaacagaaaTCTCTTTATGTGCTGGTATATTGAAACTGAATATTGAACCACTTTTAACTAATATGGGAGCAGCAGGTTCtttgcagaaaaaatatttccacttATCAGAATGTGGTGTTCTTTCTAAGGAAGTGAACATCATGTTCAAGGTGTCTATTTTCTTACAAAAAAGCATTTGGAGGGAGCCCTTTTTCCCATAGTGACAACATGTGGACTTGAGTAACTTCATCGAAGCAAGACTTCTCTCAATCAGCTAACCTCAAACCGCTCATAGCAAGCCATTACTAGTTTTCAAAAGGGAACcacttttccaaatatttgaatttGCTTGTGTTCTGAGCTAACTGTATTGATTACACGAACTATTAGTAAACAGACTTTGCAATATAAATATACTTCCCACACTAAAAAATGTACCAACTTGCTTTTCTTGAGGAAGTTcggaagtaaataaaatagaaaaaaattcatgatataaaaaaagaataccttaattgttttcaaaacaagaagtaggtttgttttatttctgattttacgGGTAACAggttgatttaaaacaaaaaatcactAAAAACCCACAACTCAGAGGTAAATGCTGCTAACATTTTAGTTAGCAGCATTTAGACTCTCTTCCAGACTCTCCTCTATGTACATTTATCTGAAAAATAACTTTACGTATATTAATCCGTTTCATCTTCTATCTATTGTGCCTCTATGGTATAGGATCATAACACACACATTGTTTCACTGTTATTGTTCCCCCCGCCCCCAATCTGGATATGTTTTCATGTCAATACGTATAAACTGACATTATTATTTTTCACGGCTAATAGCCACCTTTTTGTTTAACCATTTCTCTTAGGAATTTGGTTTGTTTCAATATTTTGTTACTATAAACAACAACAAGACGAACATTCATACATCTTTGTACCTATATCTTTGAACACttgtctgattatttccttatgaCATGTTCTTAGAAGTCTCTTGCTGAgttaaaaagaatacattttgataattcttgcCAGACTGTCATCCAAAACGATTATTCTACTTTAAACTCTCATAAAAAGTGTATGAGAGTGTTTGTTTCCCAactttcttgttcttttaatttcatgGTTTAAAATTTAACAGAAGAACTAATTAACACCTCACTATCCTAAAATATTTTAGTCAcaccattttaaatttaatagatGGATACCATAAAAATAGTGTCAtggattttcaaatttataatcctggttttatttaaataattggaATACAATTCTTAACCAATTCTAAGGTATAATTATGAATAAACTGCTGATAAAGGGCTCAGATTACTGGTCCAAATCAGCAAAATATATATAGCAGTCCCCATAAACAAAATCAGtatacctaatttttaaaatgcatattaagAAAATGCCTATTAGGGACTACTTTTACATTATTAAAGTATTAAGGATGATGGTTCAAGGTTCAAAGTTTCCTCACTCTTAAAGGCATTAGTACCTTAATCAATGGCCAATACTTAATTACTACCTCTTAGATAAGCCACCAGCTTTTTAAAGTTATTCATTCCAGGGAGAACTTAGAAGAAAGTTCactatttttcctttataagaagggactgttcttttctttctttcattttttaaattaatttaattcatttatttttggctgcgttgggtcttcgttgatgcacgcgggctttctctagttgtggtgagcgggggctagtcttcgttgtggtgcgtgggcttctcattgcagtggctgctcttgttgcgaagcacgggctctaggagcacgggcttcagtagttgtggcacacgggctcagtagttgtggctcacgggctgtagagtgcaggccctgtagttgtggcgcacgggcttagttgctccgtggcatgcgggatcttcccagaccagggatcgaacacgtgtccgctgcattggcaggcagattcttaaccaaccactgtgccaccagggaagtccctttttttttttttttttttaacatctttactggagtatacttgctttacaatggtgtgttagttgctgctgtataacaaagtgaatcagctatacgtatacatatatccccatatcccctccctcttgtgtctccctcccaccctcccaggtggtcacaaagcaccaagctgatctccctgtgctatgcagctgcttcccactagctatctattttacatttggtagtgtatatatgtcaatgctactctctcacttcgggaCTGCTCTTTTCAAATCGGTTTTAATTATAAAGGATGATTTTCAGTCTCCCTTAGAAGAAAActtctacttgaaaaaaaaaaaaagatcacgtAGCCCTGTACCTTATGGACCTAATAATACTTTAATAAGAAATATCCTGAAGATCTTAGTTCTCAGTTGGGCCTTGAACTACAACTTTCTTATATGCGAAAAAAATGACTAAGGGactatgtctttttgttgatgtgtATGTTTCTAAGATCACaaaaatttactaaaattttaGAACATATCAACTATGACATGCTTATAATTTACATTAGAACAAGTTAGTTCTTAGTCTACAAGTCATGAATTCAACACGTTTTTCCATTGGAGTAATCCTATTTTCAAACCTGTCATCTTTTGTTACCTGcttaaaactttttatcttataaGTCAATATCCTTCTTTGTTCACAGCACTTACATTAAAGAGGGTTTAATTATAAAACTCAGATGCCACTACATAGTTTGAGTAGCAAGAGTAGAGATCACAGGTCAGAACTAGCGCTGGTGGTAGTGGGTAACCACATCCACTGCTCCTAAAAATTCATGGCAGCACAAGGCGCTACTGCTACTTTCTTACCTGGATTATCTCCAGAGTCAACAAAAAGCAAGCACTAAccttatttagagaaaatttaGAGGAGGAGACCTACATACAGTTAAGTGTGAAGCTCAAGAATAtaagcttaaaaataaatgttgtttaccCAAATTCAGGTAGCGACCAGGTATTATTTTAGTACCCATCTTGACTCAAGATCCCGATTATGAAAGAACAatacatcaaaacaaaacaagcacacCTGGTGATTCACCGGAGGctggtttacttttcttttttgtttctgggAGAGGTTGGTATGCTCTTTGTCCCACAGGCTCATCACCTTGGATAGCTGTTAGATCATGCATACTGAAACTTCGTAAACGTTCAGTTATTGCTCCTTGGCTCTATTTAACAGAGAAGTGATAGATCCAAGAAAAGAAATGcactttaaaatacttaatatgtTTCCATTTAACTTTCCTCCAACATTTTATCATGAagcttattcattttaaaatgaaacattcagaaaagttgaaagaattctaCAGTGGATACCCATATATCGTTTATATTTTGCTATATCTGCTTTACCACAATATTtaccatctatccatccatcaatcaatttttaatgcatttcagaGCAAGTTGTAGACATCAGTACATTCCACTCCCAAACATTTCAGCTTTAAATTTAATTCAAGGatgtaaaaaaatgtataatgagCTTATCCTCTCTGTAAACATCATCCATAATATTTCTCTCTCCTAAAAGTAGCACTTTGAGGCTTACGTTTATGATTCAGAagaactttttaaagtaaaagagatGCTGTTTTAAAGCTAAGTCAGGAATGGTAATGGCTCTACCTAgaaca
Coding sequences within:
- the REEP3 gene encoding receptor expression-enhancing protein 3 isoform X2; this encodes MMYWIVFALYTVIETVADQTVAWFPLYYELKIAFVIWLLSPYTKGASLIYRKFLHPLLSSKEREIDDYIVQAKERGYETMVNFGRQGLNLAATAAVTAAVKSQGAITERLRSFSMHDLTAIQGDEPVGQRAYQPLPETKKKSKPASGESPGDGIPLRDGDGKTDEEADGPYSDDEMLTHRGLRRSQSMKSVKTVKGRKEVRYGSLKYKVKKRPQVYF